The following are from one region of the Paenibacillus sp. KS-LC4 genome:
- a CDS encoding sugar phosphate nucleotidyltransferase: MKAVILAGGTGTRLRPLTTLMNKHMLPVGKHPMIFYGINKLHQAGIQEMLLVTGRQSIGLFAEYLGSGRELGVSLTYRIQEEAGGIAEALELARDFIRNDEKFIVLLGDNLFEDNLAPYVRKFARQQEGAMVLLKQVPDPHRYGIAVFQNAGQIAYIDEKPAKPQSDLCVTGIYMYDSSVFAAIDRLEPSGRGELEITDLNNMYARAGKLASHTLAGWWTDAGTFESLHEAAARLLKETGE, encoded by the coding sequence GTGAAAGCAGTCATATTAGCAGGAGGAACAGGGACGCGGCTGAGGCCGCTGACCACTTTAATGAACAAGCATATGCTTCCTGTAGGCAAGCATCCCATGATCTTTTATGGCATTAATAAGCTGCATCAGGCAGGCATTCAAGAAATGCTGCTCGTGACAGGACGGCAGTCGATCGGTTTGTTTGCAGAGTATTTAGGAAGCGGTCGTGAGCTGGGTGTCTCGCTGACTTACCGCATTCAGGAGGAAGCGGGCGGCATTGCGGAGGCGCTGGAGCTGGCGCGCGATTTTATTCGAAATGATGAGAAGTTTATCGTGCTGCTTGGCGATAATTTGTTCGAGGATAATTTGGCTCCGTATGTAAGGAAATTTGCCCGGCAGCAGGAGGGTGCGATGGTGCTGCTCAAGCAGGTGCCAGACCCCCATCGCTATGGCATAGCCGTGTTCCAGAATGCGGGGCAAATCGCTTATATAGACGAAAAACCAGCAAAGCCGCAATCGGATTTATGCGTAACGGGCATTTATATGTACGATTCCAGCGTATTTGCAGCGATTGATCGGCTGGAGCCATCAGGGCGCGGGGAACTGGAAATTACCGACCTGAACAATATGTATGCGCGGGCGGGAAAGCTTGCTTCCCATACGCTTGCAGGATGGTGGACGGATGCGGGAACGTTCGAATCCTTGCATGAGGCCGCAGCGAGGCTGTTGAAGGAGACGGGAGAATGA
- a CDS encoding glycosyltransferase: MAADDYAGEAQPLQSPVVSVIIPVMNERATIRKIIREAAGVHPRTEVIVVANGSTDGSAEIARRAGARVLRYEKALGHDVGRSIGARAALGQVLLFVDGDMVISTAQLRHFVYAVLHRGVDAALNGYTGPIDKTAVHSVVLAKHALNIVLERPELRGASFTAVPHALSRQGLALIGAEALCVPPLAHARAIRLGLKVEAVHTVNVGKMNRRRPQRERRSPLEHLIVGDHLEAIHWLITQSNERGGFEDYRRCREFAL; encoded by the coding sequence ATGGCCGCAGACGATTATGCCGGAGAAGCGCAGCCGCTGCAGTCTCCAGTCGTATCCGTTATTATTCCCGTTATGAATGAACGGGCTACCATTCGAAAGATCATTAGGGAAGCAGCAGGCGTCCATCCACGGACTGAGGTTATCGTCGTTGCAAACGGCTCGACAGATGGTTCAGCCGAAATCGCCAGACGTGCGGGAGCGCGAGTGCTTCGCTATGAGAAGGCGCTAGGCCATGATGTTGGACGAAGCATTGGAGCGCGGGCTGCTTTAGGTCAAGTGCTATTGTTTGTAGATGGAGATATGGTCATAAGCACCGCGCAATTGCGGCATTTTGTTTATGCCGTGCTGCATCGGGGTGTAGATGCCGCTTTAAATGGTTATACCGGCCCGATAGACAAAACCGCTGTGCATAGCGTCGTGCTCGCGAAGCATGCGCTCAATATTGTACTGGAGCGCCCGGAGCTGAGGGGAGCCTCCTTCACAGCCGTCCCCCATGCGTTAAGCAGACAAGGTCTAGCTTTAATCGGAGCGGAGGCGCTGTGCGTTCCACCGCTTGCCCACGCCAGAGCGATTCGGCTTGGATTGAAGGTTGAGGCGGTGCATACGGTCAATGTTGGCAAAATGAACCGGCGCAGGCCGCAGCGCGAACGACGAAGCCCGCTTGAGCATCTTATTGTTGGGGATCATTTGGAAGCGATCCACTGGCTGATTACACAATCGAATGAACGTGGCGGCTTTGAGGATTACCGTCGCTGCCGCGAGTTTGCGCTTTAA